The Bacillota bacterium nucleotide sequence CCTGCGGATGTACAGGGACATCCTGCGGTCCCTGGTCTCTCGGGACTAGTCTTCCGACCACTACCCGCATTCCATCTGGAGGGTCACTCTTGTCCACCGTATTCATGATAGTTCCCGACAAACAACGCGCCTCACTCAGGTTCATTCTCGACCGAGCCGGCGTGCGCATACCCGACGGCATTGCTCCCGAAAGCCGCATTGAGAGCCTGGTTTTGGATCCGGACCAGCAGTCGTGGCTTGTCCGGGTTGTTCCCGGTGTTTCTGCCGGCCCATCATGCGTGGACGCGGTTCGTGAAGCAATTCAACATCTGCTCGGTGATGGCCGGGAGATCGTCGTGGAATTCACAGACAGCGGAACTAGGTCCACTGGTGGGGACACCACCCTGGAGGAGTGGATAGCCCTCAGGTGGGAGGAGATCGGGCGCGAGTTGGAAGCAGATGCACCTTACCTGGGCTTGTGGCTTTCGAGCGCCAGGTGCCGGGTGAACGGCGGGGCACTCGTCGTAGAAGTGCCAGGCGAAGTGCAGGCGCAGAAACTCGTGGAACGCCGGTGCCACGAGCGAATTGCGGACCTCGCCCAGGAAGCCACGGGTACCCGGCCTGATGTGGTCATAGTCCCGGTGAGGTTCCGGACGGCGGATTCCGGTCCTGACAGCGAGCCTGAGTGTGAGCCTGAGCCCGAACCCGCCCTTGATCCTCCCGGCGAACTCCCGGCGGCGTCCTCCAGGCCAGAGATGGAAGAACCCAAAGCCGAACGTCGGAGGAGGAAGAAAACCGTAACGGACCAGGGTGCGATCCGCGGCAAGCGCATAACGGGTTCACCCCAGCCAATATCCGACCTTACCGAGGGGCAAAGAGGTGCGATCGTCCGGGGAGAGGTCTTCGGGTTAGAGGAGCGGCAGACCAAGAGCGGACTCAAGGTCACCGTCTTTGCCATTACCGACGGGACCGACTCTGTGTTCTGCAAGTGTTTCTCCGGCCCTGGCGATCCGGAGATTCCTCTGTCAGACGGGCAGTATGTCCGGGTCCGGGGCGATGCCCAGTATGACCAGTTCAGCCGCGAGTTGGTCCTCGCAGTCTCTGATATAGTTCCCGACCAGAGGGAGAAGCGGCAGGATCGCGCGGAGGCGAGACGGGTCGAGCTTCATCTTCACACTAAGATGAGCGCAATGGATTCTACCGTGGACGTTGGCCTCGCCGTCCAGCGAGCCGCGGAATGGGGCCACCCCGCCATCGCCATCACTGACCACGGGGTTGTGCAGGCTTTTCCCGATGCACATAAGGCTGCTGTGAAGCACGGCATCAAGCTCATATACGGAATGGAGGCCTATCTGGCGGACTCTCCGGTTACCCCCGACGCGAGGCTTTTCCACGCAACCATTCTCGCACGGGATGCGGAAGGTCTCAGAAACCTGTACAGACTTGTCACATCGTCCCACATTGAGCACTTCCACCGCCACCCGAGGATCCCCAGAGATCTTCTGTGCTCGCTTCGCAGAGGGCTTCTCGTTGGGTCGGCATGCGAGGCGGGAGAGGTCTTCGGCATGGTTCTGGAAGGCGCCAGCGAGGAGGATCTCACCCGAACAGCCTCGTTCTACGATTTCCTCGAGATCATGCCGGCGGAAAACAACGCCTTTCTCGTAAGATCGGGAAGACTCGGATCCCTCGACGACGTTCGCGCTCTCAATGCACGCATCTATGAGCTGGGTAAGAGGTTGGGGATACCGGTGGTCGCCACAGGGGACGTCCACTTCCTCGACCCGGAGGACGAGGTCTTTCGCAGGGTCTTGATGGCTGGCCAGAACTACCAGGATGCAGATCTTCAGGCGCCGCTTTATCTCCGCACTACCGACGAGATGCTTGAGGAGTTCTCCTATCTGGGGGATGAGGCAGCTCGTGAGGTTGTGGTCTCGGGGCCCACGGGGATTGCCGAAAGAATCGAGGAGCTCTCCCCTGTCCCACATGAACTGGCCAGACCCGAGATCGAAGGCGCTGACGAGTCAGTGCGTTCTTCGGCTTATGCGCGCGCGACTGAACTCTACGGAGACCCTCTGCCAGGCATTGTCCGTGATAGGCTTGAGCGTGAGCTCAGGGCGATCATCGGGCACGGGTATGCAGTCATCTATGATATCGCCCGGAGGCTCGTACGGAAATCCATCGACAACGGGTACCCTGTCGGCTCCCGGGGTTCAGTAGGCTCGTCCCTCGTCGCAATGATGTGCGGAATCACGGAAGTAAACCCACTGCCCCCGCACTATCTATGTCGCAAGTGCAGGTTCAGCCAGTTCGACCACGGCCACCATGCCGCATCCGGGTACGATCTTCCCGCACGCACATGCCCGGTTTGCGGAGCGGTCCTGCACAAGGAAGGCCAGGGGATCCCCTTCGAGGTTTTCCTCGGATTTGAGGGTGACAAGGTACCTGACATCGACCTGAACTTCTCCGGGGAGTACCAGTCCGAGATACACAGGTACGCGGAAGAGCTCTTCGGGTCGGACCACGTGTTCCGCGCCGGGACCATCGCGACTATTGCGGAGAAGACCGCATATGGTTTCGTCCGGGCTTACGCGGAATCGCGAGGTCTTTCCCTTCGTTCGGCCGAGGTGTCGAGGCTTGCAAGGGGATGCTCGGGCGTGAAGCGGACAACAGGCCAGCATCCGGGGGGTGTGATGGTCCTACCCAGAGGCAGAGACATTCACGAATT carries:
- a CDS encoding PolC-type DNA polymerase III, with product MSTVFMIVPDKQRASLRFILDRAGVRIPDGIAPESRIESLVLDPDQQSWLVRVVPGVSAGPSCVDAVREAIQHLLGDGREIVVEFTDSGTRSTGGDTTLEEWIALRWEEIGRELEADAPYLGLWLSSARCRVNGGALVVEVPGEVQAQKLVERRCHERIADLAQEATGTRPDVVIVPVRFRTADSGPDSEPECEPEPEPALDPPGELPAASSRPEMEEPKAERRRRKKTVTDQGAIRGKRITGSPQPISDLTEGQRGAIVRGEVFGLEERQTKSGLKVTVFAITDGTDSVFCKCFSGPGDPEIPLSDGQYVRVRGDAQYDQFSRELVLAVSDIVPDQREKRQDRAEARRVELHLHTKMSAMDSTVDVGLAVQRAAEWGHPAIAITDHGVVQAFPDAHKAAVKHGIKLIYGMEAYLADSPVTPDARLFHATILARDAEGLRNLYRLVTSSHIEHFHRHPRIPRDLLCSLRRGLLVGSACEAGEVFGMVLEGASEEDLTRTASFYDFLEIMPAENNAFLVRSGRLGSLDDVRALNARIYELGKRLGIPVVATGDVHFLDPEDEVFRRVLMAGQNYQDADLQAPLYLRTTDEMLEEFSYLGDEAAREVVVSGPTGIAERIEELSPVPHELARPEIEGADESVRSSAYARATELYGDPLPGIVRDRLERELRAIIGHGYAVIYDIARRLVRKSIDNGYPVGSRGSVGSSLVAMMCGITEVNPLPPHYLCRKCRFSQFDHGHHAASGYDLPARTCPVCGAVLHKEGQGIPFEVFLGFEGDKVPDIDLNFSGEYQSEIHRYAEELFGSDHVFRAGTIATIAEKTAYGFVRAYAESRGLSLRSAEVSRLARGCSGVKRTTGQHPGGVMVLPRGRDIHEFTPVQHPANDRDSATVTTHFEYKTVHDCLLKLDLLGHDDPTMIKMLEDLTGVPASSVPMDDPQTMSIFSGVQALGLTPERAGANVGTLGIPEFGTKFVRGMLEETRPSTFAELVRISGLSHGTDVWLNNAQELIRTGKARLAEVISVRDDIMNCLIDAGMPPKVAFRIMERVRKGNGVSPEDAEIMSRYTVPEWYVDSCNKIKYMFPKAHAVAYVMMAFRIAFYKVHYPLAFYAAHFTIRASEFDSSFASMDAASMRAFMASIEAKVDATPRERNVVTVLEVAREAHERGVRFAGVDVRRSDATRFTVEGDALRLPLVTVATLGEAAAASVVEARAERPFSSVLDIRERTRLTRSQVETLREIGAIGDLPDTDQLSLF